A genome region from Phocoena sinus isolate mPhoSin1 chromosome 16, mPhoSin1.pri, whole genome shotgun sequence includes the following:
- the ZNF25 gene encoding zinc finger protein 25, whose amino-acid sequence MNKFRGPVTFKDVTVEFTQEEWQLLDAAQRTLYREVMQENYRHLISVGYCVNKPNAVFKLKQGKEPWILEVEFPHQKYPEDLWNTHDQGARYQESQAKNSRNGELTKHQKTHTNEKSYKCNECGKSFCQKSVLIIHEHTHSKDKPSECGKFVSRNGDLTRQQKTPTREKTYECKECKKTFYHLSSLSRHLRTHAGEKPYECNQCEKSFYQKPHLMEHQKTHTGEKPYECTQCGKFFYVKAYLMVHQKTHTGEKPYECKECRKSFSQKSHLTVHQRTHTGEKPYKCKECGKFFSRNSHLKTHQRTHTGEKPYECRECGKCFYQKSALTVHQRTHTGEKPFVCNRCGKNFYYKSDLTKHQRKHTGEKPYECNECGKSFSVNSVLRLHQRTHTGEKPYECKECGKSFSQKSHFVIHQRKHTGEKPYECQECKETFFQKSKLTAHQKTHTKGKAYKEYKLGSSSV is encoded by the exons GGACCAGTAACATTCAAGGATGTTACTGTGGAATTCACCCAGGAGGAGTGGCAGTTGCTGGATGCTGCTCAGAGGACCCTGTATAGGGAGGTGATGCAGGAGAACTATCGTCACCTCATCTCAGTGG GTTATTGTGTGAATAAGCCAAATGCAGTCTTCAAGTTGAAGCAAGGAAAAGAGCCATGGATATTAGAAGTAGAATTTCCACATCAGAAGTACCCTG AAGACCTATGGAATACTCATGACCAAGGAGCAAGATACCAGGAAAGCCAAGCTAAAAATTCAAG GAATGGAGAACTCACAAAACATCAGAAAACTCATACCAATGAGAAATCCTATAAATGCAATGAATGTGGAAAGTCCTTCTGCCAGAAGTCTGTCCTCATAATACATGAGCATACTCATTCAAAGGACAAAcccagtgaatgtgggaaatttGTCTCTCGGAATGGAGACCTCACAAGACAACAGAAAACTCCTACCAGAGAGAAGACctatgaatgtaaagaatgtAAGAAAACTTTCTACCACCTGTCATCTCTCAGTAGACATTTGAGAACTCAtgcaggagagaaaccctatgaatgtaatcAGTGTGAGAAATCCTTCTACCAGAAGCCACACCTCATGGAACatcagaaaacacacacaggagagaaaccctatgaatgtactCAATGTGGGAAGTTCTTCTACGTTAAGGCATACCTCATGGTACatcagaaaacacacacaggggagaaaccatatgaatgtaaggaatgtagGAAATCCTTTTCCCAGAAATCACACCTCACAGTACATCAGAGAACACAtacaggggagaaaccctataaatgtaaggaatgtgggaaattctTCTCTAGAAATTCACACCTCAAAACTCATCAGAGAACTCACAcgggagagaaaccctatgaatgtaggGAATGTGGGAAATGCTTCTACCAGAAGTCAGCCCTAACAGTACATCAGCGAACTCACACAGGGGAGAAACCCTTTGTATGTAATAGATGTGGAAAAAACTTTTACTATAAATCAGACCTCACTAAACATCAGAGAAAACACACAGGGgagaagccctatgaatgtaatgaatgtggtaAATCTTTCTCTGTGAATTCAGTCCTCAGATTACATCAAAGgactcacacaggagagaaaccctatgaatgtaaagaatgtgggaaatCCTTCTCTCAGAAATCACATTTTGTCATACATCAGAGAaaacacacaggagagaaaccctatgaatgtcaGGAGTGTAAGGAAACTTTTTTCCAGAAATCAAAACTCACTGCACATCAGAAGACACACACAAAGGGAAAAGCTTATAAAGAGTATAAATTGGGAAGTTCTTCTGTCTGA